A DNA window from Paramormyrops kingsleyae isolate MSU_618 chromosome 10, PKINGS_0.4, whole genome shotgun sequence contains the following coding sequences:
- the eef1g gene encoding elongation factor 1-gamma produces MAAGTLYTYPENWRAFKAQIAAQYSGAQLKVASTPPAFTFGQTNRTPSFLSSFPLGKVPVFQGDDGFCLFESNAIAYYLSNEALRGSSSEASAQIMQWASFADSEIIPPASTWVFPTLGIIQYNKQATEQAKEEVKRVLGVLNQHLNTRTFLVGERVSLADITVVCSLLWLYKQVLEPSFRQPFANVTRWFVTCINQRQFKAVLGEVKLCDKMAQFDAKKFAEMQPKKDAPSKKEKANKEGGKQQQEKKEKKEKKEDKKPSAPAPEEEMDECDAALASEPKTKDPFAHLPKSAFVMDEFKRKYSNEDTLTVALPYFWEHLDREGYSIWYGEYRFPEELTMAFMSCNLITGMFQRLDKLRKNAFGSVILFGTNNDSSISGIWVFRGQDLAFTLSEDWQVDYESYSWRKLDVDSEECKTMVKEYFAWEGEFKHVGKPFNQGKIFK; encoded by the exons ATGGCGGCAGGG ACTCTCTACACTTACCCAGAGAACTGGAGGGCCTTCAAGGCTCAGATTGCTGCCCAGTACAGCGGTGCCCAGCTGAAGGTGGCCAGCACCCCTCCAGCCTTCACTTTCGGCCAGACGAACCGCACCCCCTCCTTCCTCAGCAGCTTCCCCCTCGGCAAG GTTCCTGTCTTCCAGGGCGACGATGGCTTCTGCCTGTTTGAGAGCAATGCCATTGCTTATTACT tgaGTAACGAAGCCCTGCGTGGCAGCAGCTCTGAAGCCAGTGCTCAGATTATGCAGTGGGCCAGCTTCGCCGACTCTGAGATCATCCCTCCAGCCAGCACTTGGGTCTTCCCCACCCTGGGCATCATACAGTACAACAAGCAG GCTACCGAGCAAGCCAAGGAGGAAGTGAAGCGGGTGCTTGGGGTCCTGAACCAGCACTTAAACACCCGCACCTTCCTGGTGGGCGAGAGAGTCAGCCTGGCCGACATCACCGTCGTCTGCTCCCTGCTCTGGCTCTACAAACAG GTCCTGGAACCGTCCTTCCGTCAGCCATTTGCCAATGTTACCCGCTGGTTTGTCACCTGCATCAACCAGCGGCAGTTCAAGGCCGTCCTGGGTGAAGTGAAGCTGTGTGACAAGATGGCTCAGTTTGACG CCAAGAAGTTTGCCGAGATGCAGCCCAAGAAGGACGCTCCCTCCAAGAAGGAGAAGGCAAACAAGGAAGGAGGAAAGCAGCAGCAGGAGAAGAAAGAGAAGAAGGAGAAGAAAGAAGACAAGAAGCCATCCGCCCCTGCTCCTGAGGAGGAAATGGATGAGTGTGATGCGGCCCTGGCGTCGGAGCCCAAAACCAAGGACCCCTTTGCTCACCTCCCCAAGAG TGCTTTTGTGATGGACGAGTTCAAGCGGAAGTACTCCAATGAGGACACCCTCACCGTAGCTCTGCCGTACTTCTGGGAGCACTTGGACCGCGAGGGCTACTCCATCTGGTACGGGGAGTACCGCTTTCCAGAAGAGCTCACCATGGCGTTTATGAGCTGCAACCTGATCACTG GAATGTTCCAGCGGCTAGACAAACTGCGTAAGAACGCCTTCGGTAGTGTCATTCTCTTCGGCACCAACAACGACAGCAGCATATCCGGCATCTGGGTGTTCAGAGGACAGGACTTGGCCTTCACT CTTTCTGAGGACTGGCAGGTGGATTACGAGTCCTACAGCTGGCGCAAGCTGGACGTAGATAGCGAAGAGTGCAAGACCATGGTGAAGGAGTACTTTGCCTGGGAGGGAGAGTTCAAGCACGTTGGCAAGCCCTTCAACCAAGGCAAGATCTTCAAGTAA